A stretch of Triticum aestivum cultivar Chinese Spring chromosome 1D, IWGSC CS RefSeq v2.1, whole genome shotgun sequence DNA encodes these proteins:
- the LOC123159806 gene encoding RING-H2 finger protein ATL39-like, with amino-acid sequence MSSLSSLADLPWQARGGGVFDVGQGSALVLASYPVLLLLVLLSAFVRYVWIALALYRAILFVITCTGRLLAGPVVFVHDEATAAVERGGLPQASIPAMPAFVYGAAASAGAGNREAQCAVCLKALSGGEKVRRLPMCAHTFHVGRIDMWFHSHATCPVCRCHVEPQKAGKVSPLSPEPARSAAGVVVAGGARTIFLERRLKSSPASN; translated from the coding sequence ATGTCGTCATTGTCGTCGTTAGCGGACCTCCCGTggcaggcgcgcggcggcggggtctTCGACGTCGGGCAGGGCAGCGCGCTGGTGCTCGCGTCGTACCCGGTGCTcctgctcctcgtcctcctctccgcGTTCGTCAGGTACGTGTGGATCgcgctggcgctctaccgcgcgaTCTTGTTCGTGATCACATGCACCGGCCGCTTGCTGGCCGGGCCGGTGGTGTTCGTGCACGACGAGGCCACGGCGGCCGTCGAGCGGGGCGGCCTACCACAGGCGTCCATTCCGGCCATGCCAGCGTTCGTGTACGGCGCCGCAGCTTCGGCCGGTGCCGGCAATCGCGAGGCCCAGTGCGCGGTTTGCCTGAAGGCTCTGTCCGGCGGGGAGAAGGTGCGGCGGCTACCGATGTGCGCGCACACGTTCCACGTCGGGCGCATCGACATGTGGTTCCACTCTCATGCGACGTGCCCGGTCTGCCGGTGCCATGTCGAGCCGCAGAAGGCGGGCAAAGTGTCGCCATTGTCGCCAGAGCCAGCTCGATCTGCCGCCGGTGTAGTTGTTGCTGGCGGTGCCAGGAcaatttttttagaacgaaggctcaagtcGAGTCCGGCTtcgaattaa